TCTATGTTACAGTGCATCCTCTTTTAAGGCCGATAGGATGTTTTCAGCTCCATAACTTCATGGGGCATCAGGGATGTTGCTGACAGGGATGCTATTGGGGCACATGGCCTGTATCCTTCACTAGATTCTTCTCACTCCTCATGgtagctgcctcttcctcccctttgaGGAGGTGCTTAGCCATTGTGCAATCGTCTCATTCTGAAAAGAGTCACAGAGCTCTGGGTCACTGGCCCTGACTTCTCTTTCCTAGGACAATGAGGGCTGCTGGAGGGACGCCCTCTCAccactctgaaaaacaattcTTTCCTTGTTAGGTTCTGCTTTCCACATTGGGTCGGAGTCTGTGACCATCatcttctgtctcccttttcctcctaGCATTCCCTGTTACAACTCCAGAACCCCTGGTGCTGGTGACCCCACCAAGGTGCCTCACAGCCAACCGGACCCAGCAGGGTGTGCTCCTGTCCTGGCTCCCACCTGCCAACCACAGCTTCCCCATCGACCGCTATATCATGGAGTTCCGAGTTGGGGAGCGCTGGGAGATGCTGGATGACGCCATTCCAGGCACTGACGGAGATTTTTTTGCCAAGGATCTGTCACAGGTGGGaactttaattaattatttatttttgcctcttATTCCCTGTTTCTGGAATTTGTCATGACAATTTGAAAAGGCACTGATATTGAGAGACTGACTTCATGGGCATAGAGTCAAGCCTCTATGCCTAGCTTATCTGCAAAGTTTAGATTCTCCCTAGTCAGCTACTAAAGGCTGGAATTGGTTTCTAGACCAGAGCTAGCTTAatggcatggggtgggggggtggggcagtAGTTTTCCTCAAATACAAATACTAGCTAGGGTAAGGCAAGGAGAAGCCACATGGATCATCAGACTCAAGACCCCAGTTTCTTGGGTTCCAGTCAGGGTAGACTAAAGAGGCTCTAGAAAGGTTGTCTTCTAGGATGGCCAGAAGGACTCTTGTTTTAATAATTCAGAGTCCTGGGAGAAAACACATCCCCTCCTTATTTTCTGGTGGACATCTTTCTGGTGGACATCTTTTAAGCAGGAGCACCTCTTTTTCTTGAGAGAGAAAATAGCTTGCTTCATAGCTAGAAGAGATCTGATGTATCcttccatctcccctttcccagaTGCTTTTTATGGCCAGCTGGAATTGCTTCATGATGCAATTTGGGGGCTCACTGTGCATCTTTCTCTGCAGCCTTTCTCAGTGGCTTCATGTGCATACCTTGTAGCCCATAGCTTGAATACCGGTGGGAATACGTCCACTCTAACATCACCCAATGTGAGCAGTCACCAGTAAACACTTCCTAGGACCAGTACTCCGGGTACCCTGTGGGCATCGTATATAGGGTCAGTGGTGGTCCTCAGCCCCTCAGCTGACTGGGTATTGTCCCTGGCTTGTAGGATACCTGGTATGAATTCCGGGTTTTGGCTGTCATGCAGGATCTGATCAGCGAGCCCAGCAACATCGCCGGTGTCTCCAGCACAGGTACTTTGGGTTCCAAGATCGTCAAACAGCAACCAGAAAGCAAGCATTAGAGCCACACGAGAGTCCCTTTGTGAACCAGCTAATCTGGGAGGACAAGCTGGGCTGAAAGCTTAAGCAGGAGTCTGGTTGAAACCTTGTGTGTCTGCCCTACCATTTCTGAAGACCATCTCAGGTCTATGTTTCTGTGAGGCGTCATGTTTGATCCCACCGTGGAGCGTCTGATGTGCCTGTGAGATAGCCGACGTGGGAAATCTGTTGGATCTTGTGAGAGTGTGCTGGGTGCGGTACATGTTGTGTTTGCGCTCTAGCTGTGCTGTGGAATGGGGTGGGTGCCGTGAATTAGAGGGGAGATGTAGCAGGGTCAACAAGTGTTTGCTGGGTGCCTCTTATAGGCTTCCTTGTAATTATGTGGGTTTTATTTGGAAAATTGTTGTTTGgtgttgttttccttccttccttcctctccctagatttttttccccccccaGACTAAATAAAGCCAACTCCCTAGCATTTTCtccatttatctttctttttcttggcacTGGTCCCATTTCCACAAGTCTTCTCTCCATTCCAGAGTTCCTGAAACCCAGCAGAGACCCCCTCCAGGGGAGTGGTGTCCTCCGTATGCACTTGCTTGCTAAGCCAGCCGAGGCACCATTTCCTTGGGTGCAGCATGTTCTGAGACCCCTGGGATCAGTTCATGAGGGTCTTGGCCAGAAAGCTCTTGTAGGGACCCTCTTGGAGTTACAGAATCATTGGTGTgggcagaggggaggagagaagaggagccaAGGGCACACGGGGAAGAAGAGAGTGTGATTTTTGTCTTATATGTTAGGCACCCTGGGGCGTTTGTGTAAAATCAAGTTGTCTCCCATAGGCAGCAAAACTCAGCTACTTCTGTCTTGGCTTCTCTCCagggaagagacacagagagatggaagaacatagaaaaaaaaaattccagccaGAGCCAAAGTAGACAACTTGGGTGTTTTGTGCGCTCAGTTCCATGAACTGCTCTCAGTCAGTAGCCTTGTGCTTACTTCCAAGAGTAAAGGAAGCTCGCCTACTCAGGCAGTCCTGTATGGCTGAATGAGCTACAGCAGCAGCAGTCCCTGGAGTTAACTCCCCTGAGACTGTGGTCCCATCAGTGTAACAGGgatttttttaatccattatcattatCGATGTGGCATTGAACTCTGGCCAACCATATCACAATGTATTGGCTTATTCTTTGATGTCCTTTAAGAGTGGTGCTTATGGATCTACTGCCCCGTGTGTACAGTACACTGGGCTGGGCTCTGCTCCTGGCACTAACTCGCTTGCGGATCTGTCACAAGGTGAAGCTTTTTCTCTAACTGTGGAAGGGGAGAATTGAGCCCACCTTATCCTTCCTACCGCTCCAGCGTGCTTCTAGAGCCTGTTTGACCAAGATGTACTAGTTCTTGCTGTGGGAAGCTGCCAGCCCGTCTGTCCTATAAGGAGTTAGAAGATAAATGCGCCTAGATTCTGTGCTAATAGTTCCTCTCCCTGAGTTAGAATTTTATCCCCCCAGGTGTCTTCACTGTATAGATGGCATAGGAGAAGGCAGAGAATCCTGACTGTGCTTCTAGTAGGGTACCAATAGAAGAGGGAGCCAGTCTCTGGTGTCTTCATTTAGAGAAAGGTGGTCTGTGTATAGCTAGCTCACAGGGTTACTATGGGAGTGCCTGATAACATGCATGGAAGTGCTTCTCCACACTTGCAGTGATAGGCAAGACCGCTTTAGAGGATGGCTGGTGATTATCCTCATTGGACGATCTACTTGACTCTCATAGACTGTCCCTTTCTTAACTCTCACACCGCTGCACCAAATGCACTATACTTCTTTAAAGGCTCATGTTGGAACTCAGTGTGGAAGCCAGGCCCTAGCCTTGTCTGATGGTGGGAAAAGTCCCTAGGGACCAAGTGTCAGAGGAGGTGGGGAAAACTGTGGCAAGCATGAGACCCATGGGTGCTCCTGGCCTTCCTTGCAGACATCTTCCCGCAGCCAGACCTGACCGATGATGGGCTGGCCCGGCCAGTGTTGGCTGGGATAGTGGCCACCATCTGCTTCCTGGCAGCTGCCATCCTCTTCAGCACTCTGGCTGCCTGCTTTGTCAACAAGCAGCGCAAGCGCAAACTCAAGCGGAAGAAAGGTAGGTGTATGTCTCCTCTCCCTGCCTGGCCACAGATGTTCTCTAGCGGGAGGTGGGCAGACAGGCCACTGACTGTATTTCTCCTCTGGAAACAGACAGAGCTGCCAGTAGGATtggattttatctttaaaatacttttgttcatttctggaaaattctatacatacatacaaagtatTTTGatcttctccctccccacctttCTCCAACTCTCTTCAGAACCCACCAACCCCCAGCCTCCTCTCcacttcatgtcctctttttaattattactactactactacaacaactactactattactacgaCAGAGAGGATCTTGCTGTATTTATAGACCAGGTGTGCTTTAAACCcgagattctcttgcctcagcctctcaagtgcttgtATTAGAGGCATGTATCTCCATGGCCCAATGGGACTTGAtttggaagggagagagagagagcaagggtgTTGGAGGGAAGAGGGTGGGCCAGGGATACAGGGAAAGAAGGCCTGGTGATAGTGTGGCCTCTTAGCTGGGCATAGAGCTGCCAGGCAAGTGAAGCCTTTTATCAGGCCTCTGTGTTGATCCTGGCCTATGGAGTCCCAtttgcgagtgtgtgtgtgtgtgtgtgtgtgtgtgtgtgtgtgtgtgtgtgtgtgtaggggctcagggttctttcttttttctttttcccttccagaTCCTCCGCTCTCCATCACTCACTGTAGGAAGAGTCTTGAGTCTCCGTAAGTGTCTCTGGCTGTTGGGGGTCTGTAGGTAGAAGCGGGAGGCTGGACATAGGTAAACTATTAGCTTTAGTTGACCACATCTCCCTAGGATATTTTATACCTGCTGATTTGGCCTGTCTGTTTTAAGTTGCCCACAGGGATCGAGGGTGTGTAGTATATAGATAATTCAAGCTTGCAGCTCGTTTGTTTAGCCTTGCACTGTTACATCTGTAATGTTTTTTGGTCCTTTGCTAGAGTCAGCATTAATACTAGCTCGAATCTCTAAACAACTAGAGAATAAAATTGGAGTTGTGCATAGGCAGGGTCTACCAAATTTAGGGGCAAGCCAGTAGAAAAGCAGCAGTGTGGATGTTCATTCCAAAAATGGACAATCATGTCTAGACAATTGAGAGAGTTGGTCAGAATTTCTGACCAAAAACGTTCAGCCCATCCATGCCTGGTTCCCTTAGAGTTACGGTAAAGACAGTGAGAAGAAGCTGAAGGCAGTGGATAGCACCCTTATCACCTTCTATTTGTTACACTTACAGCTTGTCCTCTGGCAAGGTGAGTCCCGAGAGCATCCGCACACTCCGAGCCCCGTCTGAATCCTCTGACGACCAGGGCCAGCCTGCGGCCAAGAGGATGCTGAGCCCtacaagggaaaaagagctgTCCCTATACAAAAAAACCAAGAGGGCTATCAGCAGCAGGAAGTATAGTGTGGCCAAGGCTGAGGCCGAAGCTGAGGCTACCACACCCATTGAACTGATCAGTAGAGGCCCGGATGGCCGCTTTGTCATGGGCCCATCGGAGATGGAGCCCTCTGTGAAGGGTCGGCGAATCGAGGGCTTCCCCTTCGCTGAGGAGACGGACATGTACCCTGAGTTCCGGCAGTCAGATGAGGAGAATGAAGACCCACTGGTGCCCACGTCTGTGGCTGCTCTGAAGCCTCAGCTGACCCCAATGTCTTCCAGCCAGGACTCTTACCTGCCACCACCAGCATACAGTCCTCGGTTCCAGCCTCGTGGGCTCGAGGGCCCGAGCGGACTGGGAGGACGACTCCAGGCTACTGGCCAAGCGAGGCCTCCTGCCCCTCGGCCCTTCCAGCACGGCCAGTATTATGGgtacctcagcagcagcagccctgggGAAGTGGAGCCTCCACCCTTCTATATGCCAGAAGTGGGCAGCCCCTTGAGCTCTGTCATGTCGTCCCCACCCCTGCACACCGAGGGGCCTTTTGGCCACCCCACCATCCCTGAGGAAAACGGAGAGAATGCTTCTAACAGCACTTTACCCTTGACTCAGACACCTACAGGAGGGCGCTCCCCTGAGCCCTGGGGCCGGCCAGAATTTCCCTTTGGGGGACTGGAGACCCCAGCTATGATGTTCCCCCACCAGCTGCACCCCTGTGATGTGGCCGAGAGTTTGCAGCCCAAGGCCTGCCTGCCCCGAGGACTGCCCCCAGCCCCTCTCCAGGTGCCTGCTGCCTATCCGGGCATGCTATCTCTGGAGGCACCAAAGGGCTGGGTAGGCAAGTCACCTGGCAGGGGTCCCATCCCGGCGCCCCCTGCCACCAAGTGGCAGGAAAGACCTATGCAACCTCTGGTCAGCCAAGGGCAGCTAAGACATACCAGCCAAGGTATGGGGATACCGGTGTTGCCTTACCCGGAGCCAGCCGAGCCCGGGGGGCATGGTGGCCCCAGCACATTTGGCCTGGATACCCGGTGGTATGAGCCCCAGCCTCGGCCCCGGCCCAGCCCCCGGCAGGCCCGGCGTGCCGAGCCCAGTTTACATCAAGTGGTGCTACAGCCCTCTCGGCTCTCACCTCTGACCCAAAGCCCCCTTAGTTCCCGCACTGGCTCCCCTGAGCTCGCTGCTCGTGCCCGACCTCGACCAGGCCTCCTGCAGCAGGCAGAGATGTCAGAGATCACCCTGCAGCCGCCAGCTGCGGTCAGCTTCTCTCGAAAGTCAACACCATCATCCACGGGATCTCCTTCGCAGAGCAGCCGCAGTGGGAGCCCCAGCTACAGGCCCACAATGGGCTTCACTACTCTGGCCACGGGCTACCCTTCTCCTCCACCTGGCCCTGCCCCTCCGGCACCAGGGGACACCTTGGATGTGTTTGGACAGACGCCTTCCCCTCGGAGGATGGGGGAGGAGCCACTCCGGCCAGAGCCCCCAACAACCTTACCTACTTCAGGGTGAGTGTAAGCCACTGTCTCTAGCCCACTTCTGGTCAGTCTCCCCATGCCTTACCCTGCCCTTTACCGCCACATCATTCCAGTAATGGGGCTTGTTTGGGACACACTGCGGCACCTTTGGGAGAGGAGTTCTGGCCACACGTTGGCAGAGCGTCTTTGCTGGGATGGATGGGCTTACCTGCTAGCCTCCTGCCAGGCGCTTCAGGAGTCTCCTCATTCAGCCCAGAGTTTTCTGTCATGGCTGTCCACATACTGggaatgtgggggaggggaaggaacagTGCAGCAGGCAGTGGAAAGCGGCTCACGATGAGGGGGCTGGCCACAGCCCTGTGTTCCCGGTGTTGGATAGCACTGCTTCCCTGCAGCTGCCTGCAGATCTTGTGTCTCCGCGTGTGTAACCACGCCACACCAAGCAGGACCGCTGATCTGAGGCCCCATGTACTCAGACACCTGCTCCTTAGCGTGCCTAATCAGGGCTGGACCCCAGGCCCTGTCCTTAGTCTCTCCAGGAAGGTGCCCTGGAGGCTGAGAACAAGCTCAGACCTGTGTGGGGGGAGCCATCTCCCTGCCCACCTCTGTGCCTCACAGGAagctacagagagacagacagacagacaagctccTGAGATCTGCCCATCTGAGAGAGCATACACTGTACTGTAGCAGCTGGTATTCCAGGTACCAGTCGGCCTGGACGTGTCTGTGGCTCTTCTGTCACCCTCACTCCCCTTTCCTCCTAGCCTTTGTTCCTTTCCAAATCAGTCcgtcttccttttttccttctccatCGCCTTGAGGTTGACCCAGTTTGCTCTGAAGAGCCTGCCATGCCTCTGTCGTCCGCACCCTACCCTC
This portion of the Mus musculus strain C57BL/6J chromosome 9, GRCm38.p6 C57BL/6J genome encodes:
- the Igsf9b gene encoding protein turtle homolog B isoform X7; translation: MEMRRSMFKAQDSLSAGKNLVPGGAHGLREEPEFVTARAGEGVVLRCDVIHPVTGQPPPYVVEWFKFGVPIPIFIKFGYYPPHVDPEYAGRASLHDKASLRLEQVRSEDQGWYECKVLMLDQQYDTFHNGSWVHLTINAPPTFTETPPQYIEAKEGGSITMTCTAFGNPKPIVTWLKEGTLLGASAKYQVSDGSLTVTSVSREDRGAYTCRAYSIQGEAVHTTHLLVQGPPFIVSPPENITVNISQDALLTCRAEAYPGNLTYTWYWQDENVYFQNDLKLRVRILIDGTLIIFRVKPEDAGKYTCVPSNSLGRSPSASAYLTVQYPARVLNMPPVIYVPVGIHGYIRCPVDAEPPATVVKWNKDGRPLQVEKNLGWTLMEDGSIRIEEATEEALGTYTCVPYNTLGTMGQSAPARLVLKDPPYFTVLPGWEYRQEAGRELLIPCAAAGDPFPVITWRKVGKPSRSKHNALPSGSLQFRALSKEDHGEWECVATNVVTSITASTHLTVIGTSPHAPGSVRVHVSMTTANVSWEPGYDGGYEQTFSVWYGPLMKRAQFGPHDWLSLSVPPGPSWLLVDSLEPETAYQFSVLAQNRLGTSAFSEVVTVNTLAFPVTTPEPLVLVTPPRCLTANRTQQGVLLSWLPPANHSFPIDRYIMEFRVGERWEMLDDAIPGTDGDFFAKDLSQDTWYEFRVLAVMQDLISEPSNIAGVSSTDIFPQPDLTDDGLARPVLAGIVATICFLAAAILFSTLAACFVNKQRKRKLKRKKDPPLSITHCRKSLESPLSSGKVSPESIRTLRAPSESSDDQGQPAAKRMLSPTREKELSLYKKTKRAISSRKYSVAKAEAEAEATTPIELISRGPDGRFVMGPSEMEPSVKGRRIEGFPFAEETDMYPEFRQSDEENEDPLVPTSVAALKPQLTPMSSSQDSYLPPPAYSPRFQPRGLEGPSGLGGRLQATGQARPPAPRPFQHGQYYGYLSSSSPGEVEPPPFYMPEVGSPLSSVMSSPPLHTEGPFGHPTIPEENGENASNSTLPLTQTPTGGRSPEPWGRPEFPFGGLETPAMMFPHQLHPCDVAESLQPKACLPRGLPPAPLQVPAAYPGMLSLEAPKGWVGKSPGRGPIPAPPATKWQERPMQPLVSQGQLRHTSQGMGIPVLPYPEPAEPGGHGGPSTFGLDTRWYEPQPRPRPSPRQARRAEPSLHQVVLQPSRLSPLTQSPLSSRTGSPELAARARPRPGLLQQAEMSEITLQPPAAVSFSRKSTPSSTGSPSQSSRSGSPSYRPTMGFTTLATGYPSPPPGPAPPAPGDTLDVFGQTPSPRRMGEEPLRPEPPTTLPTSGYLGSVVETSLSSAQ
- the Igsf9b gene encoding protein turtle homolog B isoform X5, with the protein product MSNQESGAHGLREEPEFVTARAGEGVVLRCDVIHPVTGQPPPYVVEWFKFGVPIPIFIKFGYYPPHVDPEYAGRASLHDKASLRLEQVRSEDQGWYECKVLMLDQQYDTFHNGSWVHLTINAPPTFTETPPQYIEAKEGGSITMTCTAFGNPKPIVTWLKEGTLLGASAKYQVSDGSLTVTSVSREDRGAYTCRAYSIQGEAVHTTHLLVQGPPFIVSPPENITVNISQDALLTCRAEAYPGNLTYTWYWQDENVYFQNDLKLRVRILIDGTLIIFRVKPEDAGKYTCVPSNSLGRSPSASAYLTVQYPARVLNMPPVIYVPVGIHGYIRCPVDAEPPATVVKWNKDGRPLQVEKNLGWTLMEDGSIRIEEATEEALGTYTCVPYNTLGTMGQSAPARLVLKDPPYFTVLPGWEYRQEAGRELLIPCAAAGDPFPVITWRKVGKPSRSKHNALPSGSLQFRALSKEDHGEWECVATNVVTSITASTHLTVIGTSPHAPGSVRVHVSMTTANVSWEPGYDGGYEQTFSVWYGPLMKRAQFGPHDWLSLSVPPGPSWLLVDSLEPETAYQFSVLAQNRLGTSAFSEVVTVNTLAFPVTTPEPLVLVTPPRCLTANRTQQGVLLSWLPPANHSFPIDRYIMEFRVGERWEMLDDAIPGTDGDFFAKDLSQDTWYEFRVLAVMQDLISEPSNIAGVSSTDIFPQPDLTDDGLARPVLAGIVATICFLAAAILFSTLAACFVNKQRKRKLKRKKDPPLSITHCRKSLESPLSSGKVSPESIRTLRAPSESSDDQGQPAAKRMLSPTREKELSLYKKTKRAISSRKYSVAKAEAEAEATTPIELISRGPDGRFVMGPSEMEPSVKGRRIEGFPFAEETDMYPEFRQSDEENEDPLVPTSVAALKPQLTPMSSSQDSYLPPPAYSPRFQPRGLEGPSGLGGRLQATGQARPPAPRPFQHGQYYGYLSSSSPGEVEPPPFYMPEVGSPLSSVMSSPPLHTEGPFGHPTIPEENGENASNSTLPLTQTPTGGRSPEPWGRPEFPFGGLETPAMMFPHQLHPCDVAESLQPKACLPRGLPPAPLQVPAAYPGMLSLEAPKGWVGKSPGRGPIPAPPATKWQERPMQPLVSQGQLRHTSQGMGIPVLPYPEPAEPGGHGGPSTFGLDTRWYEPQPRPRPSPRQARRAEPSLHQVVLQPSRLSPLTQSPLSSRTGSPELAARARPRPGLLQQAEMSEITLQPPAAVSFSRKSTPSSTGSPSQSSRSGSPSYRPTMGFTTLATGYPSPPPGPAPPAPGDTLDVFGQTPSPRRMGEEPLRPEPPTTLPTSGILPPAPGNAAVPERLEALRYQRIKKPKKSSKGSSKSKKRSDGSASQAQQLPSSQVLWPDEAVCLRKKKRHSRPDPFARLSDLCHRQLPEDQTAILNSVDHDDPGHATLL
- the Igsf9b gene encoding protein turtle homolog B isoform X2, whose protein sequence is MEMRRSMFKAQDSLSAGKNLVPGGAHGLREEPEFVTARAGEGVVLRCDVIHPVTGQPPPYVVEWFKFGVPIPIFIKFGYYPPHVDPEYAGRASLHDKASLRLEQVRSEDQGWYECKVLMLDQQYDTFHNGSWVHLTINAPPTFTETPPQYIEAKEGGSITMTCTAFGNPKPIVTWLKEGTLLGASAKYQVSDGSLTVTSVSREDRGAYTCRAYSIQGEAVHTTHLLVQGPPFIVSPPENITVNISQDALLTCRAEAYPGNLTYTWYWQDENVYFQNDLKLRVRILIDGTLIIFRVKPEDAGKYTCVPSNSLGRSPSASAYLTVQYPARVLNMPPVIYVPVGIHGYIRCPVDAEPPATVVKWNKDGRPLQVEKNLGWTLMEDGSIRIEEATEEALGTYTCVPYNTLGTMGQSAPARLVLKDPPYFTVLPGWEYRQEAGRELLIPCAAAGDPFPVITWRKVGKPSRSKHNALPSGSLQFRALSKEDHGEWECVATNVVTSITASTHLTVIGTSPHAPGSVRVHVSMTTANVSWEPGYDGGYEQTFSVWMKRAQFGPHDWLSLSVPPGPSWLLVDSLEPETAYQFSVLAQNRLGTSAFSEVVTVNTLAFPVTTPEPLVLVTPPRCLTANRTQQGVLLSWLPPANHSFPIDRYIMEFRVGERWEMLDDAIPGTDGDFFAKDLSQDTWYEFRVLAVMQDLISEPSNIAGVSSTDIFPQPDLTDDGLARPVLAGIVATICFLAAAILFSTLAACFVNKQRKRKLKRKKDPPLSITHCRKSLESPLSSGKVSPESIRTLRAPSESSDDQGQPAAKRMLSPTREKELSLYKKTKRAISSRKYSVAKAEAEAEATTPIELISRGPDGRFVMGPSEMEPSVKGRRIEGFPFAEETDMYPEFRQSDEENEDPLVPTSVAALKPQLTPMSSSQDSYLPPPAYSPRFQPRGLEGPSGLGGRLQATGQARPPAPRPFQHGQYYGYLSSSSPGEVEPPPFYMPEVGSPLSSVMSSPPLHTEGPFGHPTIPEENGENASNSTLPLTQTPTGGRSPEPWGRPEFPFGGLETPAMMFPHQLHPCDVAESLQPKACLPRGLPPAPLQVPAAYPGMLSLEAPKGWVGKSPGRGPIPAPPATKWQERPMQPLVSQGQLRHTSQGMGIPVLPYPEPAEPGGHGGPSTFGLDTRWYEPQPRPRPSPRQARRAEPSLHQVVLQPSRLSPLTQSPLSSRTGSPELAARARPRPGLLQQAEMSEITLQPPAAVSFSRKSTPSSTGSPSQSSRSGSPSYRPTMGFTTLATGYPSPPPGPAPPAPGDTLDVFGQTPSPRRMGEEPLRPEPPTTLPTSGILPPAPGNAAVPERLEALRYQRIKKPKKSSKGSSKSKKRSDGSASQAQQLPSSQVLWPDEAVCLRKKKRHSRPDPFARLSDLCHRQLPEDQTAILNSVDHDDPGHATLL
- the Igsf9b gene encoding protein turtle homolog B isoform X9; this translates as MMEATSRHSQFAFPVTTPEPLVLVTPPRCLTANRTQQGVLLSWLPPANHSFPIDRYIMEFRVGERWEMLDDAIPGTDGDFFAKDLSQDTWYEFRVLAVMQDLISEPSNIAGVSSTDIFPQPDLTDDGLARPVLAGIVATICFLAAAILFSTLAACFVNKQRKRKLKRKKDPPLSITHCRKSLESPLSSGKVSPESIRTLRAPSESSDDQGQPAAKRMLSPTREKELSLYKKTKRAISSRKYSVAKAEAEAEATTPIELISRGPDGRFVMGPSEMEPSVKGRRIEGFPFAEETDMYPEFRQSDEENEDPLVPTSVAALKPQLTPMSSSQDSYLPPPAYSPRFQPRGLEGPSGLGGRLQATGQARPPAPRPFQHGQYYGYLSSSSPGEVEPPPFYMPEVGSPLSSVMSSPPLHTEGPFGHPTIPEENGENASNSTLPLTQTPTGGRSPEPWGRPEFPFGGLETPAMMFPHQLHPCDVAESLQPKACLPRGLPPAPLQVPAAYPGMLSLEAPKGWVGKSPGRGPIPAPPATKWQERPMQPLVSQGQLRHTSQGMGIPVLPYPEPAEPGGHGGPSTFGLDTRWYEPQPRPRPSPRQARRAEPSLHQVVLQPSRLSPLTQSPLSSRTGSPELAARARPRPGLLQQAEMSEITLQPPAAVSFSRKSTPSSTGSPSQSSRSGSPSYRPTMGFTTLATGYPSPPPGPAPPAPGDTLDVFGQTPSPRRMGEEPLRPEPPTTLPTSGILPPAPGNAAVPERLEALRYQRIKKPKKSSKGSSKSKKRSDGSASQAQQLPSSQVLWPDEAVCLRKKKRHSRPDPFARLSDLCHRQLPEDQTAILNSVDHDDPGHATLL
- the Igsf9b gene encoding protein turtle homolog B isoform X8, which gives rise to MLDQQYDTFHNGSWVHLTINAPPTFTETPPQYIEAKEGGSITMTCTAFGNPKPIVTWLKEGTLLGASAKYQVSDGSLTVTSVSREDRGAYTCRAYSIQGEAVHTTHLLVQGPPFIVSPPENITVNISQDALLTCRAEAYPGNLTYTWYWQDENVYFQNDLKLRVRILIDGTLIIFRVKPEDAGKYTCVPSNSLGRSPSASAYLTVQYPARVLNMPPVIYVPVGIHGYIRCPVDAEPPATVVKWNKDGRPLQVEKNLGWTLMEDGSIRIEEATEEALGTYTCVPYNTLGTMGQSAPARLVLKDPPYFTVLPGWEYRQEAGRELLIPCAAAGDPFPVITWRKVGKPSRSKHNALPSGSLQFRALSKEDHGEWECVATNVVTSITASTHLTVIGTSPHAPGSVRVHVSMTTANVSWEPGYDGGYEQTFSVWYGPLMKRAQFGPHDWLSLSVPPGPSWLLVDSLEPETAYQFSVLAQNRLGTSAFSEVVTVNTLAFPVTTPEPLVLVTPPRCLTANRTQQGVLLSWLPPANHSFPIDRYIMEFRVGERWEMLDDAIPGTDGDFFAKDLSQDTWYEFRVLAVMQDLISEPSNIAGVSSTDIFPQPDLTDDGLARPVLAGIVATICFLAAAILFSTLAACFVNKQRKRKLKRKKDPPLSITHCRKSLESPLSSGKVSPESIRTLRAPSESSDDQGQPAAKRMLSPTREKELSLYKKTKRAISSRKYSVAKAEAEAEATTPIELISRGPDGRFVMGPSEMEPSVKGRRIEGFPFAEETDMYPEFRQSDEENEDPLVPTSVAALKPQLTPMSSSQDSYLPPPAYSPRFQPRGLEGPSGLGGRLQATGQARPPAPRPFQHGQYYGYLSSSSPGEVEPPPFYMPEVGSPLSSVMSSPPLHTEGPFGHPTIPEENGENASNSTLPLTQTPTGGRSPEPWGRPEFPFGGLETPAMMFPHQLHPCDVAESLQPKACLPRGLPPAPLQVPAAYPGMLSLEAPKGWVGKSPGRGPIPAPPATKWQERPMQPLVSQGQLRHTSQGMGIPVLPYPEPAEPGGHGGPSTFGLDTRWYEPQPRPRPSPRQARRAEPSLHQVVLQPSRLSPLTQSPLSSRTGSPELAARARPRPGLLQQAEMSEITLQPPAAVSFSRKSTPSSTGSPSQSSRSGSPSYRPTMGFTTLATGYPSPPPGPAPPAPGDTLDVFGQTPSPRRMGEEPLRPEPPTTLPTSGILPPAPGNAAVPERLEALRYQRIKKPKKSSKGSSKSKKRSDGSASQAQQLPSSQVLWPDEAVCLRKKKRHSRPDPFARLSDLCHRQLPEDQTAILNSVDHDDPGHATLL